The following are encoded in a window of Desulfobotulus pelophilus genomic DNA:
- a CDS encoding transposase yields the protein MLIAHEIALDPNKARKKPRRIHARIRNIRNDALHKLTSSLTRRFDTIVVEDYNGKGMMKNHKLARSISHRGFFKFRRIVNPVEKKALAFAQGRSETSLREAGSQRKATCG from the coding sequence ATGCTCATTGCCCATGAGATTGCCCTGGATCCCAACAAGGCCAGAAAAAAACCTCGCCGTATCCATGCCAGAATCCGCAATATCCGAAACGATGCCCTGCATAAACTCACCTCTTCCCTCACCCGCAGGTTCGATACGATTGTGGTGGAAGATTATAATGGAAAGGGCATGATGAAAAACCACAAGCTGGCCCGTTCCATCAGCCATAGGGGTTTTTTCAAGTTCCGCCGTATCGTAAATCCTGTGGAGAAGAAGGCTCTGGCCTTTGCGCAGGGCAGGAGTGAAACCAGCCTCCGGGAAGCAGGAAGTCAGCGCAAAGCTACCTGTGGCTAG